A part of Rhipicephalus microplus isolate Deutch F79 chromosome 8, USDA_Rmic, whole genome shotgun sequence genomic DNA contains:
- the LOC142768601 gene encoding uncharacterized protein LOC142768601 isoform X2, with protein MVVFGQNSVVLLGSFAFFYTPWLTPTYVLAGITPSRPTPNARPAGTPQIKRRNPSVNMTAVFIDAFRSSYGYPGSPMGPPRSASRIPGPPPARRPAPPPPRPRQRPQHARPRLK; from the exons ATGGTGGTTTTTGGCCAGAACAGCGTTGTCTTGCTGGGTTCATTTGCTTTCTTCTATACACCATGGCTAACACCTACTTACGTACTTGCGGGAATCACTCCAAGTAG ACCCACGCCAAATGCTCGTCCAGCTGGCACTCCACAAATTAAAAGGC GTAATCCAAGCGTTAACATGACTGCTGTATTCATTGATGCATTTCGTTCAAGTTATG GGTACCCTGGTTCACCAATGGGACCACCTCGATCAGCGTCACGCATACCAGGACCACCACCAGCGCGGA GACCTGCGCCTCCACCACCGAGGCCACGTCAGCGACCACAACATGCACGACCTCGTTTGA AGTGA
- the LOC142768601 gene encoding uncharacterized protein LOC142768601 isoform X1, with protein MVVFGQNSVVLLGSFAFFYTPWLTPTYVLAGITPSRPTPNARPAGTPQIKRRNPSVNMTAVFIDAFRSSYVFALLDSQRRQKRKMETGNYLGKRDKEVGGYKVAAESAGAGWLAEHGRGLFHAVFRLLLLLMMTLMAVLMMIIICTGTKPLLITV; from the exons ATGGTGGTTTTTGGCCAGAACAGCGTTGTCTTGCTGGGTTCATTTGCTTTCTTCTATACACCATGGCTAACACCTACTTACGTACTTGCGGGAATCACTCCAAGTAG ACCCACGCCAAATGCTCGTCCAGCTGGCACTCCACAAATTAAAAGGC GTAATCCAAGCGTTAACATGACTGCTGTATTCATTGATGCATTTCGTTCAAGTTATG TGTTTGCCTtgttggattcccagagaaggcagaaACGTAAGATGGAGACGGGAAATTACTTGGGCAAAAGAGATAAAGAAGTTGGTGGCTATAAGGTTGCAGCCGAAAGCGCAGGAGCAGGTTGgttggcggaacatggaagaggccttttcCATGCAGTgttcaggctgctgctgctgctgatgatgacatTGATGGCAGTACTTATGATGATTATTATATGTACTGGAACCAAGCCTCTTCTCATTACAGTGTGA